TGGTAGGTCGTCGCCTGGGAAGTCATATTCAGATAGTAAGTCACGGATTTCCATTTCTACTAACTCTAATAATTCTTCGTCATCAACCATATCACATTTGTTCATGAATACTACTAAGTAAGGAACACCTACTTGTTTAGAAAGTAAGATGTGCTCACGAGTTTGTGGCATTGGGCCGTCAGCAGCAGATACTACTAAGATACCGCCGTCCATTTGTGCAGCACCAGTGATCATGTTTTTAACATAGTCAGCGTGTCCTGGGCAGTCAACGTGTGCATAGTGACGAGTTGCAGTTTCATATTCAACGTGAGAAGTGTTGATTGTGATACCACGCTCTTTTTCTTCTGGTGCGTTGTCGATGTCAGCGTAAGATTTAGCTTCTCCACCCATTGCTTTTGATAATACTGTTGCGATTGCAGCAGTTAAAGTAGTTTTACCATGGTCAACGTGTCCGATAGTACCAACGTTAGCATGTGTTTTTGAACGGTCAAATTTTTCTTTAGCCATTTGAAAATGCCTCCTCAGAGATATGTTTTATTTTTTAAAATTTATTCTAAAATTGTTGATTATGGAAGGGGCCCCAACCATAATCATACAATCATAGTTTACAAATTAGTTATACTTTAAACAAGATGAAATTTCAATTATTCACCTTTATTTTTTTTGATAATGTCTTCTGCAATTGATTTTGGTACTTCTTCATAATGATCAAATGTCATTGAGAATACACCGCGACCTTGAGTTGCAGAACGTAAAGTTGTAGCATATCCGAACATTTCAGATAACGGTACCATAGAACGTACTACTTGAGAGTTACCGCGAGCTTCCATACCCTCAACGCGTCCGCGACGAGCAGTAATGTTACCCATGATATCACCAAGATACTCTTCTGGAATTACAACTTCAACTTTCATCATTGGCTCTAAGATTACTGCGTCACAACGTTTAGCAGCTTCTTTTAATGCCATAGATGCAGCAATTTTGAACGCCATCTCATTCGAGTCAACGTCATGGTAAGAACCGAATACTAATTTCGCTTTAATGTCGATTAGTGGGTAACCAGCAACTACACCGCGGTCAAGAGAGTCACGTAGACCCGCTTCTACTGCAGGAATGTATTCACGAGGTACAACACCACCAACGATAGCGTTTTCGAATTCAAAGCCTTTACCCTCTTCGTTTGGAGAGAACTCGATCGTTACGTCACCGTATTGACCGCGACCACCTGATTGACGAGTGAATTTACCTTGAACTTTAGCAGAGCCACGGAATGTTTCACGGTAAGATACCATTGGAGCACCTACGTTAGCTTCTACTTTAAATTCACGTTTCATACGGTCAACTAGGATGTCTAAGTGTAACTCACCCATACCAGAGATGATAGTTTGTCCAGTTTCTGTGTCAGTGTGAGCACGGAAAGTTGGATCTTCTTCTTGTAGTTTAGCTAATGCTTGACCCATTTTATCTTGGTCAGCTTTAGATTTTGGTTCTACAGAAAGAGAAATTACTGGCTCAGGGAAGTCCATTGACTCTAAGATAACAAGGTTTTTCTCGTCACATAAAGTGTCACCAGTAGTAGTATCTTTAAGACCTACTGCTGCTGCGATGTCCCCAGCGAATACTTTACCAATTTCTTCACGAGAGTTAGCGTGCATTTGTAAGATACGTCCTACGCGTTCACGTTTACCTTTAGAAGAGTTTTGTACGTATGAACCAGATTCTAATGTACCTGAATACACACGGAAGAATGTTAATTTACCTACGAATGGGTCAGTCATTACTTTGAATGCAAGAGCTGAGAATGGCTCTTCATCAGAAGAGTGACGGATGATTTCTTCTTCGCCATCAACGTCAGTACCTTTAATGTCAGGAACATCAGTTGGAGCTGGAAGATATGCAACAGCTGCGTCTAGCATTTTACGAACACCTTTGTGTTTGAATGCTGTACCACAAAGTACTGGGTAGAATTCTACCGCGATAGTAGCTTTACGGATAGCCGCAACTAACTCTTCGTTAGAAATTTCTTCGCCTTCTAAGTATTTCTCCATAAGATCTTCATCAACACTTGCGATAGCGTCGATTAATTTCTCACGGTACTCTTCAGCTTGTGCTTGGTGAGATTCTGGAATTGGTTGACCTTCACGTAATGCAGTACCTTCTTCGTTATCGTAGTAAGTAACGTCCATTGTGATTAAGTCAATAATACCTGAGAACTCATCTTCAGCACCGATTGGTAATTGGATTGGGTGAGCATTAGCTTGTAAACGATCATGTAAAGTACCTACAGAATATAAGAAGTCTGCACCCATTTTATCCATTTTGTTGATGAATACGATACGAGGAACCCCGTATGTAGTAGCTTGACGCCATACTGTTTCAGTTTGAGGCTCAACACCTGATTGAGCATCTAATACTGTTACAGCACCATCAAGAACACGTAAAGAACGTTCAACTTCTACAGTGAAGTCTACGTGTCCAGGAGTATCGATGATATTGATACGGTGACCGTCCCATTGAGCTGTTGTTGCAGCAGAAGTGATCGTGATACCACGCTCTTGCTCTTGCTCCATCCAGTCCATTTGAGAACCGCCATCGTGAGTTTCACCGATTTTATGAATCTTACCAGTGTAATAAAGGATACGCTCAGTTGTTGTTGTTTTACCAGCATCAATGTGAGCCATGATCCCAATATTACGTGTATTCTCTAGAGAGAATTCGCGTTTCATAGGAAATTTCTCCTTCCATATTGGGCTAGCTATATAAGTGAGTAAAAAAACCTAAGCTCTAGCAAGCTAGAGCATAGATCAAATTACCAACGGTAGTGAGCGAATGCTTTGTTCGCTTCTGCCATTTTGTGCATATCTTCACGTTTCTTAACTGAAGCACCAGTGTTGTTAGATGCGTCTAAGATTTCGTTAGCTAAACGCTCTTCCATAGTTTTTTCACCACGAAGACGAGAATAGTTAACTACATAACGTAAACCTAAAGTTGTACGGCGTTCTGGACGAACTTCAACCGGTACTTGGTAGTTAGAACCACCAACACGACGAGCGCGTACTTCTAATACTGGCATTACGTTGTTTAAAGCGGCTTCAAATACTTCTAAAGGATTTTGACCTGAACGCTCTTGAACTAATTCGAAAGCTCCGTATAAAATCTTTTGAGAAGTACCTCTTTTACCATCAATCATCATTTTGTTGATTAAACGAGTTACTAGTTTCGAATTATAAATTGGATCTGGTAACACGTCACGTTTGGAAACAGGACCTTTACGAGGCATGTGTTTTCCTCCTTTCAAATCGTTGTATATTTAAAGTTAAATTATTTTTTTTCTTTAGGGCGTTTTGTTCCGTATTTAGAACGTGATTGTAAACGACCGTTTACACCAGCTGTATCAAGAGCACCACGTACGATATGGTAACGAACACCCGCTAAGTCTTTTACGCGTCCGCCACGGATAAGAACAACACTGTGTTCTTGTAAGTTGTGACCTTCACCTGGGATATACGCAGTAACCTCAAGTTGGTTAGTTAAGCGTACACGAGCATATTTACGTAAAGCCGAGTTCGGTTTACGTGGTGTCATCGTGCCAACACGAGTACAAACTCCACGTTTTTGAGGAGATTTAACGTCAGTTAAAGATTTTTTAAATGAGTTATAACCCTTGTTTAACGCTGGAGATTTTGATTTCGTGATTTTAGATTGACGAGGCTTACGTACTAATTGGTTAATTGTAGGCATCGATTTGTCCTCCCTTCATTTTTTCCTTGTTTCAATACCACACATCCAGGTGGTTCATTTTTTGGGTAAAAACAAAGTCTTTGTGTATTTTTACACAAAAACTACATCGCAGTAATCGCAACAACCGCAGCTCCAACATGAATGCCGCAAGCTTTTCCAAGTTCTTTCTTTGAATCGACGTGATAAACTGGTACACCGATTTCTTTCGCGAGAAGAATGGCCGGATCGGTTACCCAATTGTCTGCATCAATTGCGACAAAAAGAGCTGTTACTTGTCCAGCACGCATTGCTTTCACTGCTTGCTTTATACCTATGATTGTTTGACTGCATTACTTGATCGTAAGACATTTGCATATCCTCCTAAGCACAGACAGTTAACTATCAACCTTCAATATATTATCATTCCAAACTTACACTGTCAACCAATATCTCACGAAAAAGATGTTGGTTTCTTTAAAAACAATAAACTTTTTTAGAAAAACTCCGGCAGAGAATTCTCTACCGGAATTAAAATTGTTAAAAGCTTATTATTCAGCTGTTGTTACTTCTGCTTTTGCATCTTGATCCATACGAATTTGACGGTAACGTTGCATACCAGTACCAGCCGGAACTAGTTTACCGATAATTACGTTTTCCTTCAGACCTAGAAGCTCATCACGTTT
The sequence above is a segment of the Solibacillus sp. FSL H8-0523 genome. Coding sequences within it:
- the rpsL gene encoding 30S ribosomal protein S12; its protein translation is MPTINQLVRKPRQSKITKSKSPALNKGYNSFKKSLTDVKSPQKRGVCTRVGTMTPRKPNSALRKYARVRLTNQLEVTAYIPGEGHNLQEHSVVLIRGGRVKDLAGVRYHIVRGALDTAGVNGRLQSRSKYGTKRPKEKK
- the rpsG gene encoding 30S ribosomal protein S7, translated to MPRKGPVSKRDVLPDPIYNSKLVTRLINKMMIDGKRGTSQKILYGAFELVQERSGQNPLEVFEAALNNVMPVLEVRARRVGGSNYQVPVEVRPERRTTLGLRYVVNYSRLRGEKTMEERLANEILDASNNTGASVKKREDMHKMAEANKAFAHYRW
- the fusA gene encoding elongation factor G, which gives rise to MKREFSLENTRNIGIMAHIDAGKTTTTERILYYTGKIHKIGETHDGGSQMDWMEQEQERGITITSAATTAQWDGHRINIIDTPGHVDFTVEVERSLRVLDGAVTVLDAQSGVEPQTETVWRQATTYGVPRIVFINKMDKMGADFLYSVGTLHDRLQANAHPIQLPIGAEDEFSGIIDLITMDVTYYDNEEGTALREGQPIPESHQAQAEEYREKLIDAIASVDEDLMEKYLEGEEISNEELVAAIRKATIAVEFYPVLCGTAFKHKGVRKMLDAAVAYLPAPTDVPDIKGTDVDGEEEIIRHSSDEEPFSALAFKVMTDPFVGKLTFFRVYSGTLESGSYVQNSSKGKRERVGRILQMHANSREEIGKVFAGDIAAAVGLKDTTTGDTLCDEKNLVILESMDFPEPVISLSVEPKSKADQDKMGQALAKLQEEDPTFRAHTDTETGQTIISGMGELHLDILVDRMKREFKVEANVGAPMVSYRETFRGSAKVQGKFTRQSGGRGQYGDVTIEFSPNEEGKGFEFENAIVGGVVPREYIPAVEAGLRDSLDRGVVAGYPLIDIKAKLVFGSYHDVDSNEMAFKIAASMALKEAAKRCDAVILEPMMKVEVVIPEEYLGDIMGNITARRGRVEGMEARGNSQVVRSMVPLSEMFGYATTLRSATQGRGVFSMTFDHYEEVPKSIAEDIIKKNKGE